Proteins encoded in a region of the Leishmania major strain Friedlin complete genome, chromosome 14 genome:
- the ENOL gene encoding enolase encodes MPIRKVYAREVLDSRGNPTVEVELMTEAGVFRSAVPSGASTGVHEACELRDGDKARYCGAGCTQAVKNVNEILAPALVGKEESDQAGLDKMMCELDGTKNKSKLGANAILGCSMAISKAAAAKAGVPLYRYIASLAGTKDIRLPVPCFNVINGGKHAGNILPFQEFMIAPTKATSFREALRMGSEVYHALKVIIKSKYGQDAVNVGDEGGFAPPIKHIDEPLPILMEAIEKAGHKGKFAICMDCAASEAYDAERKMYNLTFKNPEPTYVSAAELQATYERWVAEYPLVSIEDPFAEDNFDEFSAITKALAGKAQIVGDDLTVTNVKRVTMAIEKSACNSLLLKINQIGTISESIAAAKLCMENGWSVMVSHRSGETEDTYIADLSVGLGTGQIKTGAPCRGERTAKLNQLLRIEEEIGSTATYGYPGWA; translated from the coding sequence ATGCCGATCCGAAAGGTTTACGCCCGCGAGGTGCTCGACTCCCGCGGCAACCCGACCGTTGAGGTCGAGTTGATGACGGAGGCCGGCGTTTTCCGCTCCGCTGTGCCTTCCGGCGCGTCGACTGGCGTGCATGAGGCGTgcgagctgcgcgacggcgacaagGCGCGCTACTGTGGCGCCGGCTGCACGCAGGCGGTGAAGAACGTGAACGAGATCCTTGCGCCGGCGCTTGTGGGCAAGGAAGAGTCGGACCAGGCCGGCCTCGACAAGATGATGTGTGAGCTGGACGGGACAAAGAACAAGAGCAAGCTCGGCGCAAACGCGATCCTGGGCTGCTCGATGGCGATCAGcaaggccgccgcggcgaagGCTGGCGTGCCGCTGTACAGGTACATCGCGAGTCTCGCCGGGACGAAGGATATCCGCCTGCCTGTGCCGTGCTTCAACGTGATCAACGGTGGCAAGCACGCCGGCAACATCCTGCCGTTCCAGGAGTTCATGATTGCGCCGACGAAGGCGACGTCGTTccgcgaggcgctgcgcatggGCTCGGAGGTATACCACGCGCTCAAGGTGATCATCAAGAGCAAGTACGGCCAGGACGCCGTGAACgtcggcgacgagggcggcTTCGCGCCGCCGATCAAGCATATcgacgagccgctgccgatcCTGATGGAGGCGATTGAGAAGGCTGGGCACAAGGGCAAGTTCGCGATCTGCATGGACTGCGCGGCAAGCGAAGCGTATGACGCGGAGAGGAAGATGTACAACCTGACATTCAAGAACCCCGAGCCGACGTACGTGTCCGCGGCGGAGTTGCAGGCGACCTATGAGCGCTGGGTCGCGGAGTACCCGCTGGTGTCCATCGAGGACCCGTTCGCGGAAGACAACTTTGACGAGTTCTCGGCGATCACGAAGGCACTTGCCGGGAAGGCTCAGATCGTCGGTGATGACCTGACGGTGACAAACGTGAAGCGTGTGACGATGGCGATCGAGAAGTCTGCGTGCAACTCGCTGCTACTAAAAATCAACCAGATCGGCACGATCAGCGAGTCGATcgcagcggcgaagctgTGCATGGAGAACGGGTGGTCTGTGATGGTGTCGCACCGTAGCGGCGAGACGGAGGACACGTACATTGCTGACCTGTCCGTGGGCCTGGGAACCGGCCAGATCAAGACCGGCGCGCCGTGCCGTGGCGAGCGCACTGCGAAGCTgaaccagctgctgcgcatcgaggaggagatcgGGTCCACTGCTACGTACGGCTACCCCGGCTGGGCGTAA
- a CDS encoding putative ras-like small GTPases — translation MSGNGAVQSPALAKPVLDLSQVRCIPFDQWVPDAQVVNCMAPDCSNSFSLFNRKHHCRMCGHVFCSSCCNNLVYIPAAVVNKANSSTEGAAAAGSYSAMTNTSLSSVVTPEPQQFNRACASDGSALPNGMRRGPQAPAAQGLDVSSASSSALLPGPLPVCSDGNGHPPSNALTAPSAVTALPSSMSPSTQAAVPCRVCASCSYEVQLVVSTRQENGEPRRRSRGELKMIQRVLLVNVMSFLTLRDLANVSLVSADFYFMSRDNIIWYQYNMTRWVQEAKLPRLSSHNSRAAASRMQQQRGPSWCTYSSGSGPRSSLVDDMFSSAPVIQDATALSESEAAKRVISLHARYNYTQFLDFARRQEMAWCEGLSSFSLGARLLLSSPIRVALVGPCGIGKTASAHAFLGEKPSQMVVRPTIGFERRAVRVRLARGLSAEAVLHIYDLSGADRYGELRRFVCRHCHAIGLCYDPSRKVTLVQAADIMMGLESALGPQPVVVCGLMRQPHHTSSSGSVPLNYHRAGPARLPAVVSAVTAVGLSAPLVRRDQSSHAVPVGSAESAAEAAGGVAGESMLAAPICGVANGCNTSPRASSSPAGTAVTLPGGMAENGAHESCDRLQADAAVSPMPSPPQPPFAVASPQSRALEVSVEDAVGITVRGHSSIHCPLLHPTPLFEALVQSVLDLLVEATVASTSTISEISAELTTHGSGSGPQSFPTCCPSSLSAGSAPANATRVASTRRRPHASRAIMEDLRNLTMQPCALDILLDRK, via the coding sequence ATGAGCGGTAATGGTGCGGTGCAATCCCCCGCCTTGGCGAAGCCCGTCCTAGACTTGTCGCAGGTACGCTGCATCCCCTTCGACCAGTGGGTGCCGGATGCACAGGTAGTTAACTGCATGGCACCGGACTGCAGCAAcagcttctctctctttaaCCGCAAGCATCACTGCCGTATGTGCGGGCACGTCTTCTGCTCCTCGTGCTGCAACAACCTCGTGTACATACCAGCCGCCGTTGTGAACAAGGCGAATAGCTCGAccgagggggcggcggcggcgggcagCTATTCGGCAATGACGAACACGTCCTTGAGCTCCGTTGTTACTCCCGAGCCGCAGCAGTTTaaccgcgcgtgtgcgagcgACGGCAGTGCATTGCCAAACGGGATGCGGCGAGGACCACAGGCCCCCGCAGCGCAGGGGCTCGATGTGTCCTCTGCCTCCAGCAGTGCACTGCTCCCCGGCCCTCTGCCAGTCTGCAGCGATGGAAACGGTCACCCACCGTCTAACGCGCTCACCGCCCCGTCGGcagtgacggcgctgccgtcatcAATGTCTCCGTCCACGCAAGCCGCGGTGCCatgccgtgtgtgtgccagctgCTCCTACGAGGTCCAGCTGGTGGTGTCTACTCGGCAGGAAAACGgcgagccgcgccgccgcagccgcggtgaACTCAAGATGATCCAgcgcgtcctcctcgtcaaCGTCATGAGCTTTCTGACGCTGCGCGACTTGGCGAATGTGTCGCTTGTCTCGGCGGACTTCTACTTCATGTCCCGCGACAATATCATCTGGTACCAGTACAACATGACGCGGTGGGTTCAGGAGGCAAAGCTGCCGCGACTGTCGTCGCACAActcgcgtgctgcggcgtctcgaatgcagcagcagcgaggaccCAGCTGGTGCACCTATTCCTCGGGCAGTGGGCCCCGGAGCTCCTTGGTAGACGACATGTTCTCGAGTGCGCCGGTGATTCAAGATGCCACCGCGCTCTcggagagcgaggcggcgaagcgcgTCATCTCGTTGCACGCGCGGTACAACTACACCCAGTTCCTTGACTTTGCGCGACGGCAGGAGATGGCATGGTGTGAAGGACTGTCGTCCTTCTCGCTCGGTGCTCGCCTCTTGTTGTCGAGCCCTATCCGCGTGGCGCTTGTGGGGCCATGCGGTATCGGCAAGACAGCCAGCGCTCACGCCTTCCTTGGCGAGAAGCCGTCACAGATGGTGGTGCGGCCGACCATTGGGTTTGAGCGGCGTGCCGTGAGAGTGCGGCTGGCGCGCGGACTCTCTGCGGAGGCCGTGCTGCACATCTACGACCTCAGCGGCGCGGACCGCTACggggagctgcgccgcttcgtGTGTCGGCACTGCCATGCCATTGGCCTTTGTTATGACCCGTCCCGAAAAGTGACgctggtgcaggcggcggatATTATGATGGGGCTCGAGAGCGCTCTGGGCCCGCAGCCGGTAGTGGTTTGCGGACTGATGCGACAGCCACATCATACCTCGAGCTCGGGCAGCGTACCTCTTAATTACCACAGGGCCGGCCCCGCTCGCCTTCCCGCTGTGGTGTCTGCAGTCACTGCGGTGGGCCTCTCAGCGCCCCTGGTGCGGCGGGACCAAAGTTCTCACGCGGTGCCGGTCGGCTCTGCTGAGTCTGCGGCTGAGGCTGCTGGTGGCGTTGCAGGCGAGTCGATGCTTGCCGCCCCAATCTGCGGCGTTGCCAACGGTTGTAACACCTCACCTCGAGCCAGTAGCAGCCCTGCAGGTACTGCGGTCACGTTGCCCGGCGGTATGGCAGAGAATGGTGCCCACGAGAGCTGTGACCGACTGCAGGCTGACGCCGCGGTATCGCCGATGCCATCAcctccgcagccgccgttCGCCGTCGCCTCTCCGCAGAGTAGAGCGCTCGAAGTGTCGGTCGAGGACGCAGTGGGCATCACCGTTCGAGGGCACTCGTCCATCCATtgtccgctgctgcacccgaCCCCGTTGTTCGAGGCTCTTGTGCAGTCTGTGCTGGATCTTTTAGTAgaggcgacggtggcgagcACGAGCACCATATCCGAGATCAGCGCGGAGCTCACGACGcatggcagcggcagcggcccgCAAAGCTTTCCGACGTGTTGTCCGAGCTCTCTGAGCGCTGGCAGTGCACCAGCGAACGCGACGCGAGTCGCTTCTacgcgccgccgtccgcACGCATCGCGGGCAATTATGGAGGACCTGCGGAACCTGACGATGCAGCCTTGTGCACTGGACATCTTGCTGGATCGAAAGTAG
- a CDS encoding putative polynucleotide adenylyltransferase, with translation MTSTTVTDKDFLAKKIVSADGPKGGEVVHELSLSEWCITRIEPEEESNRRRSVLERIVNVVRVWIRHTMITEFRMPEAAAAQVEGRIFATGSYRYNVHTSGSDIDMVLIAPSRITREHFFNTLAPRLKSEPWVTDLHCIRESRVPIIAMVCDGIDIDLSFGSIRQDRVPEVITDDLLQGLDEQSVLSCNAVRVAHNIMDLVPNKAVFRQTLRFVKAWGKARSIYSNTFGFPSGIGWAILTAFVCQCYPNQNAAGMVTRFFRTYHTWFKPNPHETGTENRAIYLTESMRARTHLGRGWDPRESKSDAMALFPVLTPAVPYGNTCYNVTLTNLRQLCDEFQRGHDLLSKDLGMSAAEAKAKFGPFGVWSRVLEPAPFFGKFQHYLQIKVSCSDAEHYQAYADGVESRIRILWAGNASSRGHTLEDYRQLRLHLNPRRFEDPEEVQLRTRLTSKATGAAAAASHTRGSVGSRASGQLGDGGSSLHGNLNVKDSSAPSGPTWFTAHYFIGMTVDTKVSSAKIDLAPAIRTFHTVVRELRQYREGVTRLPAITVVDMARIPTFVKEAAGYIEETAAAQEERSSSEAEEARNNSSTAARADAAKRDGTSAASTTTSKPSTAASAADGSASETSRGLHDGGAGNGAASSIDSYARKRTRDQYGTDGHGTVAAKAETSTAAGSGSGAAGRAQAEEDADDIEQALGLDF, from the coding sequence ATGACGTCGACCACCGTGACGGACAAGGACTTCTTGGCCAAGAAGATCGTCTCGGCTGATGGGCCGAAGGGTGGGGAGGTAGTGCACGAACTGTCCCTTAGCGAATGGTGCATCACCCGCATTGAGCCGGAGGAGGAGTCCAACCGGCGACGGTCGGTGCTCGAACGCATCGTCAACGTGGTGCGGGTGTGGATTCGCCACACAATGATCACGGAGTTCCGCATgccagaggcggcggcggcgcaagTCGAGGGCCGCATCTTTGCCACCGGCTCCTACCGGTACAACGTGCACACCTCTGGCAGTGATATCGACATGGTGTTGATTGCCCCCAGTCGCATCACCCGCGAGCACTTTTTCAACACGCTGGCGCCACGGCTGAAGAGCGAGCCGTGGGTGACAGACCTGCACTGCATTCGTGAGTCTCGCGTGCCGATCATTGCGATGGTGTGCGACGGCATCGACATTGATCTCTCGTTTGGGTCGATCCGGCAGGACCGCGTACCGGAGGTCATCACGGATGACCTTCTACAGGGCCTCGACGAGCAGTCCGTGCTGAGCTGTAACGCCGTGCGAGTGGCACACAACATAATGGATCTCGTGCCGAACAAGGCCGTTTTCCGTCAAACCTTGCGCTTCGTGAAGGCGTGGGGGAAGGCAAGGTCCATCTATAGCAACACCTTCGGCTTCCCATCCGGCATTGGCTGGGCCATCCTCACCGCCTTTGTGTGCCAATGCTATCCGAACCAGAACGCCGCTGGCATGGTCACCCGCTTCTTCCGAACGTACCACACGTGGTTTAAGCCGAACCCGCACGAGACCGGCACCGAAAACCGCGCCATCTACCTCACCGAGTCCATGCGGGCCCGCACCCACCTCGGCCGCGGCTGGGACCCGCGGGAGTCCAAGTCGGATGCGATGGCACTCTTCCCGGTGCTGACACCGGCGGTGCCATACGGCAATACCTGCTACAATGTTACCCTCACCAACCTGCGCCAGCTCTGCGACGAGTTCCAGCGCGGCCACGATCTGCTTAGCAAGGACCTCGGCATGAGCgctgcggaggcgaaggcgaagtTCGGTCCGTTCGGAGTTTGGTCGCGTGTGTTGGAGCCGGCCCCGTTCTTTGGCAAATTCCAGCACTACCTGCAGATCAAGGTCTCATGCAGCGATGCGGAGCACTACCAGGCCTACGCGGACGGCGTGGAGTCGCGCATACGTATCCTCTGGGCCGGCAACGCCTCGTCACGTGGCCACACGCTGGAGGACTATCGCCAGCTTCGCCTGCACCTGAACCCGCGCCGGTTCGAGGACCCCGAGGAAGTGCAGCTGCGGACGCGACTGACAAGCAAAGCCactggcgcggcggcggcggcgagccacactcgcggcagcgtcggctcTCGCGCCTCTGGCCAGcttggcgacggcggcagctctcTCCATGGTAACCTCAACGTGAAGGATAGCAGTGCCCCCTCAGGTCCGACGTGGTTCACGGCGCACTACTTCATCGGCATGACCGTCGACACGAAGGTGTCTTCGGCCAAGATCGACCTCGCTCCCGCTATCCGCACCTTCCACACGGTCGTTCGCGAGCTTCGTCAGTACCGTGAGGGCGTCACGAGGCTGCCAGCGATAACGGTTGTGGACATGGCACGTATCCCGACCTTCGTCAAGGAAGCAGCGGGGTACAtcgaggagacggcggcggcgcaggaggagcgGAGCTccagcgaggcggaggaggcgcgcaacaacagcagcactgccgcaCGTGCAGACGCGGCCAAACGCGACGGCAcatcggcggcgtcgacgacaaCGTCGAAGCCGAGCACGGCGGCGAGTGCGGCTGACGGCTCGGCCAGCGAGACGAGTCGCGGCCTtcacgacggcggtgcaggtAACGGCGCAGCGTCGAGTATCGACAGCTACGCACGTAAGCGCACGCGAGATCAGTACGGCACCGATGGCCATGGTACCGTGGCAGCCAAGGCAGAGACCTCGACAGCTGCCGGCAGCGGAAGCGGTGCGGCTGGCCGTGCGCAGGCGGAggaagacgccgacgacatCGAGCAGGCGCTTGGGCTGGACTTTTAG